The following coding sequences lie in one Thermodesulfovibrionales bacterium genomic window:
- a CDS encoding sigma-54 dependent transcriptional regulator has protein sequence MEKEKEILIIDDDESITWVVKKALEPLRYKIASHGRLTSGLKAVKNDPQLILLDIVLPDGNGLDALKEIRSSYHDATVIMMTAHGKMESTVEAMKEGAYDYIEKPFDIEELKIIVEKAFRDMAMREELNKLRVVTAEAEEPMIIGGSQKMLKVFKNIGRVASKDITVLVTGGSGTGKELVAKAIHHNSNRRTGPFIAINSASIPRDLLEAELFGWDKGAFTGAKEKHLGKIESANGGTLFLDEISELDLNLQAKLLRFMQDRQVSPLGSNRVMEADVRIIGATNQDLKDAVTKGSFREDLYYRFNVVQIKLPALRERREDVLPLAKHFLKEAEHKLGTGKKDLSKDAREAMLKHDWPGNVRELENAIKRACVLSNGAIIEKRDLFLDDAASCSIKEFLEEKLKRYLKDMVKLENSNLYETVISEVEKAIIKIVLDETEGNQLKAAKTLGINRNTLRAKIKRYRIK, from the coding sequence ATGGAAAAAGAGAAAGAGATCCTCATCATCGATGACGATGAATCAATAACCTGGGTCGTGAAGAAGGCGCTCGAACCCCTGCGGTATAAGATAGCATCGCACGGCCGGCTCACTTCCGGGCTTAAGGCGGTGAAGAACGATCCGCAACTCATCCTCCTTGACATCGTCCTTCCCGACGGCAACGGGCTCGATGCCTTGAAGGAGATCAGGTCGTCCTATCATGATGCAACGGTGATTATGATGACGGCCCACGGGAAGATGGAGAGCACCGTCGAAGCGATGAAAGAAGGCGCCTACGACTATATCGAGAAGCCCTTTGACATAGAAGAGCTCAAGATCATTGTCGAGAAGGCATTCAGGGATATGGCCATGAGGGAGGAGTTGAACAAGCTCCGCGTCGTCACCGCCGAGGCCGAAGAACCGATGATCATCGGGGGCAGCCAGAAGATGCTTAAGGTCTTCAAGAATATCGGCCGGGTTGCGTCCAAAGACATTACGGTCCTCGTCACCGGGGGAAGCGGTACCGGCAAGGAACTCGTGGCGAAGGCGATACACCACAACAGCAACAGGAGAACAGGGCCCTTCATCGCCATCAACTCCGCGTCGATCCCGAGGGATCTTCTCGAGGCTGAGCTCTTCGGCTGGGACAAGGGCGCCTTCACCGGCGCAAAGGAAAAACATCTCGGCAAGATAGAATCGGCTAACGGCGGCACGCTCTTCCTCGACGAGATATCAGAGCTCGATCTGAATTTGCAGGCAAAACTGCTGAGGTTCATGCAGGATAGGCAAGTGAGCCCCCTCGGGAGCAACAGGGTCATGGAGGCGGACGTGAGGATCATCGGGGCCACCAATCAGGATCTCAAGGATGCGGTGACAAAGGGCTCGTTCCGTGAGGACCTCTACTACCGCTTCAACGTTGTCCAGATAAAACTCCCCGCACTGAGGGAGCGGCGCGAAGACGTCCTGCCGCTCGCAAAGCACTTCCTGAAAGAGGCAGAGCATAAACTCGGGACCGGCAAGAAAGACCTCTCGAAAGATGCCCGGGAAGCCATGCTCAAACATGACTGGCCCGGCAATGTACGAGAGCTCGAGAACGCGATCAAGCGGGCCTGCGTCCTCTCAAACGGCGCGATTATAGAGAAACGGGATCTCTTCCTCGATGACGCCGCTTCCTGTTCGATCAAGGAATTCCTCGAGGAGAAGCTGAAGCGCTATCTCAAAGACATGGTAAAACTCGAAAACTCAAATCTCTATGAAACCGTCATCTCCGAGGTGGAGAAGGCGATCATCAAGATCGTGCTCGATGAGACAGAGGGGAACCAGCTGAAGGCCGCCAAGACCCTCGGCATCAACCGGAACACCCTCAGGGCGAAGATAAAGAGGTACAGGATAAAATAG
- a CDS encoding YbaK/EbsC family protein, translating into MVNDKLKEFLDRTGVKYQVARHSEVYTAQEIAAVLHVPGKELAKVVMVKAGEVFSMAVLPASWRIDMDKLSGILGAGEMRLATEEEFRGLFPDCEVGAMPPFGNLYGLDVSVDKTLSEDEEIFFQAGNHIESIKMNCKDYLKLVKPRIAEFGVRLH; encoded by the coding sequence ATGGTCAATGATAAACTGAAAGAATTCCTCGACAGGACGGGCGTAAAATATCAGGTCGCGAGGCATTCGGAGGTCTATACGGCACAGGAGATCGCTGCCGTCCTCCACGTTCCGGGCAAAGAGCTGGCCAAGGTGGTTATGGTGAAAGCCGGAGAGGTATTTTCGATGGCTGTGCTTCCGGCCAGCTGGCGGATCGACATGGATAAACTCAGTGGAATCCTCGGTGCGGGGGAGATGCGTCTTGCCACAGAAGAGGAGTTCAGGGGCCTCTTTCCCGACTGCGAGGTAGGTGCGATGCCGCCCTTCGGGAATCTTTATGGTTTAGATGTCTCTGTAGACAAAACCTTATCCGAGGACGAAGAGATCTTCTTCCAGGCGGGAAACCACATAGAATCGATCAAGATGAACTGCAAGGACTACCTGAAGCTGGTGAAACCGAGGATAGCGGAGTTCGGCGTCCGCCTCCACTGA
- a CDS encoding glycerophosphodiester phosphodiesterase, with protein MEDILFLRVGHRGARAYETENTLESFQRAIASDVNAIEMDVRESKDRKLVVIHDDNLKKVFGKDMKINEATLKELKDATGDRIPTLQEALKIVDGNVDKILVELKEPGYERPVLEVIRKERLRDRAIIVSFHEEALSTVRKLDKTIETGLIYAKLKNPIDAALRLDAQYLIPLYRFTHTRNIEDAHRHNLKVIVWTINTRREAKEYQAKGVDGIASDKPDIF; from the coding sequence GTGGAGGACATCCTGTTCTTAAGGGTCGGACATCGCGGGGCGCGGGCATACGAAACGGAGAATACCCTCGAAAGCTTTCAGAGGGCGATCGCGTCGGACGTGAATGCGATCGAAATGGACGTGCGGGAATCGAAGGATCGGAAATTAGTCGTCATTCATGACGACAACCTGAAGAAAGTCTTCGGCAAGGACATGAAGATAAACGAGGCGACCCTGAAGGAATTGAAAGATGCCACCGGAGACAGGATCCCGACGCTCCAGGAGGCCCTGAAGATAGTCGACGGAAACGTCGACAAGATACTCGTGGAACTGAAAGAGCCCGGGTATGAAAGACCGGTTCTGGAAGTCATCAGGAAGGAACGATTACGTGACAGGGCGATCATCGTCTCTTTTCACGAAGAGGCTCTTTCGACCGTCAGGAAACTGGATAAGACGATCGAGACCGGTCTCATTTACGCAAAGCTCAAGAATCCGATCGATGCCGCCCTGAGGCTCGATGCCCAATACCTTATCCCTCTGTACCGGTTTACCCATACCAGGAACATTGAGGACGCTCACCGCCATAATCTCAAGGTCATCGTCTGGACGATAAATACGAGACGGGAAGCGAAAGAATATCAGGCTAAGGGCGTTGACGGAATCGCGAGCGACAAACCGGATATCTTTTAG
- the rpsF gene encoding 30S ribosomal protein S6, whose translation MNIYENIVILNASLSDEELEAASGKIKDLITNAGGELLKVEVWGRRKLAYEVRKHKKGFYLFLLFRSASSFIKKLEDYYKVYDPVIKYMVIKLDKKMMKGVVLAKPEDASVPKGEGSPAESPSAAAATTRSEV comes from the coding sequence ATGAATATCTACGAAAACATCGTGATCCTCAACGCATCCCTCTCGGACGAAGAGCTCGAAGCAGCCTCAGGAAAGATCAAGGACCTCATCACGAACGCGGGCGGCGAGCTACTGAAGGTAGAAGTTTGGGGAAGGAGAAAGCTCGCCTATGAGGTGAGGAAGCACAAGAAGGGATTCTACCTCTTTCTCCTCTTCCGTTCTGCGTCATCCTTCATCAAGAAGCTCGAAGACTACTATAAGGTCTATGACCCTGTCATAAAATACATGGTCATTAAGCTCGATAAGAAGATGATGAAAGGGGTGGTGCTCGCAAAACCTGAAGACGCGTCAGTTCCGAAGGGTGAAGGCTCCCCTGCTGAGTCCCCTTCCGCCGCTGCCGCAACAACAAGAAGCGAGGTATAG
- the ssb gene encoding single-stranded DNA-binding protein, which produces MYNKIILIGNLTKDPELRYTPQGTPVASFRIAVNSKYKQSDGFKEETLFIDIVTFGKQAETCSQYLNKGSSVLAEGRLQERRWESEGQQRSKVEVVAQTIRFLPKRSDAKGQSPAETDSTPPEEMTDLEPF; this is translated from the coding sequence ATGTACAATAAGATTATCTTGATAGGCAATCTCACGAAGGACCCTGAACTGAGATACACCCCCCAGGGAACACCGGTGGCCTCATTCAGGATAGCGGTGAACTCGAAGTATAAGCAGAGCGACGGCTTCAAGGAGGAGACGTTATTCATCGATATCGTCACCTTCGGGAAGCAGGCCGAGACTTGCAGCCAGTATCTGAACAAAGGGAGTTCCGTCCTCGCCGAGGGCAGACTCCAGGAGAGGAGATGGGAGTCCGAGGGCCAGCAGAGAAGCAAGGTCGAGGTCGTTGCCCAGACGATCAGGTTTCTCCCGAAAAGGTCCGACGCAAAGGGGCAGTCCCCTGCCGAAACGGATTCCACGCCTCCCGAAGAGATGACAGACCTCGAACCATTTTAG
- the rpsR gene encoding 30S ribosomal protein S18 encodes MQQKRFQRRKFCRFCAEKSEYIDYKDVKILRSYLTERGKLLPRRMTGVCAKHQRSLTEAVMRARNIAILSFVEK; translated from the coding sequence ATGCAGCAGAAGAGATTCCAGAGAAGAAAATTTTGCAGATTCTGCGCCGAGAAATCGGAATATATCGACTATAAGGATGTGAAGATCCTGAGGAGCTATCTTACGGAACGGGGAAAGCTTCTGCCCCGGCGCATGACAGGGGTATGCGCGAAACACCAGCGTAGCCTCACCGAAGCCGTAATGAGGGCGCGGAACATCGCGATCCTCTCTTTTGTGGAAAAGTAG
- a CDS encoding DUF507 family protein: protein MRIPKTWVPLITKRIVDDLLARDLIEPKVSKEQLFADVERLVMEELMVEDRVNSEVREILKKYTSEIEKGRLDYRKMFEITKKKIVEERGLIL from the coding sequence ATGAGGATCCCGAAGACCTGGGTTCCCCTCATAACGAAGAGGATTGTCGATGACCTGCTCGCAAGAGATCTTATCGAGCCGAAGGTATCGAAAGAGCAGCTCTTCGCCGATGTGGAACGGCTCGTCATGGAAGAACTCATGGTTGAAGACAGGGTGAACAGCGAGGTCAGGGAGATACTCAAGAAATATACTTCCGAGATAGAAAAGGGGAGACTGGACTACCGGAAGATGTTCGAAATCACGAAGAAGAAGATCGTCGAAGAACGGGGCCTCATCCTTTGA
- a CDS encoding DUF507 family protein, which yields MLSDDKISHLTHVLLKGLLNGGSIKVKDDEGKVRREMKRAIVSFLRVSEDIDETVRKKMQSFSRKIVEGSPEWEVLYKKFYKEEAARRGMASE from the coding sequence ATGCTCTCGGACGACAAGATTTCCCATCTCACCCATGTCCTCCTCAAAGGATTGCTGAACGGAGGGAGCATCAAGGTTAAGGATGACGAGGGGAAGGTGAGACGGGAGATGAAGCGGGCGATCGTCTCTTTCCTCAGGGTCAGCGAGGACATCGACGAAACGGTCCGGAAGAAGATGCAGTCCTTTTCGAGAAAGATCGTCGAGGGAAGTCCCGAGTGGGAGGTGCTCTACAAGAAATTTTACAAGGAAGAGGCAGCAAGACGGGGCATGGCATCAGAGTAA